In the genome of Salinispirillum sp. LH 10-3-1, one region contains:
- a CDS encoding 6,7-dimethyl-8-ribityllumazine synthase, translated as MNQFQNTPSTPHNASNSTGRIAVISASWHADIVGQARQSLVETLDQSAVSLAVDEFAVPGAFEIPLHAKRLAETGRYDAIVALGLVVNGGIYRHDFVATAVIDGLMRVQLDTDVPVFSVVLTPHDFHGHEEHVKFYREHFVKKGQEAAHAVVQTLKGLETITELS; from the coding sequence ATGAATCAGTTTCAGAATACCCCGTCGACACCGCATAATGCGTCCAACTCCACCGGTCGTATTGCGGTCATATCCGCCTCGTGGCATGCTGATATCGTCGGCCAAGCGCGGCAGTCCTTAGTGGAAACGCTTGATCAATCCGCTGTATCGCTTGCCGTTGACGAGTTTGCTGTGCCCGGTGCGTTTGAGATACCACTGCACGCCAAACGCTTGGCCGAAACCGGTCGCTACGATGCGATTGTTGCGCTAGGCTTGGTGGTAAATGGCGGTATTTATCGTCACGACTTTGTCGCTACCGCCGTGATCGACGGCCTGATGCGCGTGCAGCTCGACACCGATGTGCCGGTGTTTTCTGTGGTGCTGACCCCGCATGATTTCCATGGTCATGAAGAGCATGTGAAGTTTTATCGCGAGCATTTCGTGAAGAAAGGGCAGGAAGCGGCGCACGCGGTGGTGCAAACCTTAAAAGGTTTGGAAACCATCACCGAGTTGTCGTAG
- a CDS encoding succinylglutamate desuccinylase/aspartoacylase family protein produces the protein MSVRRIPLTAPAPGHERYLTVHEFGAGEHIAYIQAGLHADEWPGLLVVQHLLQKLAELEQAGKIHQTIRVVPYANPLGMNQRVFGVFPGRYDLVTGQNFNRGMALSAEELVARVTPQLTDDAAANDQLVRAALRALVSEKTTEYEVHALHKALLTESIDATVMLDLHCDFGAMPYLFYGKHQVEQGQALAHCLGFPLSLEEDVRGTVAFDGTHTQPWVVLGDKTSAPFARPCFAATLELRGVQDVNDALAKRDAEGLLAFLEHQGFVSDSGAEPQPMAGTPERFDVEQVKLVQSTANGILVHHKPLGSRVRQGEHFADIVLLDRETPQRVAVEAPVSGLLFNLSHAYMVHPGVTLAMIASDEAVGEPGAQLCM, from the coding sequence ATGAGCGTTCGTCGTATCCCTTTGACCGCCCCGGCACCGGGACATGAACGCTACCTAACGGTGCATGAATTCGGTGCGGGCGAGCACATTGCTTATATTCAGGCCGGGCTGCATGCCGATGAATGGCCGGGCCTGCTGGTAGTGCAACATCTGTTGCAGAAACTGGCGGAGTTGGAGCAAGCGGGCAAAATTCACCAAACCATCCGGGTTGTGCCTTACGCCAATCCACTGGGGATGAATCAGCGCGTATTTGGTGTGTTTCCTGGTCGCTACGACCTGGTTACCGGGCAGAACTTTAACCGTGGCATGGCGTTGTCGGCTGAAGAACTGGTGGCCCGCGTAACCCCGCAATTGACCGACGATGCTGCAGCCAACGATCAGCTCGTGCGCGCTGCGTTGCGTGCGCTGGTGAGCGAGAAGACGACTGAATATGAAGTGCATGCTCTGCACAAAGCCTTGTTGACTGAGTCGATTGACGCGACGGTGATGCTGGATCTGCATTGCGACTTTGGTGCCATGCCCTATCTGTTTTACGGCAAACACCAAGTAGAGCAGGGGCAAGCCTTGGCACACTGCTTGGGCTTTCCCTTGAGTCTGGAAGAAGATGTGCGGGGCACGGTTGCCTTCGACGGTACCCACACACAGCCTTGGGTGGTATTGGGTGATAAGACCTCGGCGCCCTTTGCGCGCCCTTGTTTCGCGGCCACCTTAGAGTTGCGTGGCGTGCAGGACGTGAACGATGCGTTGGCTAAGCGAGATGCGGAAGGTCTGTTGGCCTTCCTGGAGCACCAAGGTTTTGTGTCAGACAGTGGGGCAGAGCCGCAGCCGATGGCCGGTACGCCCGAGCGCTTCGATGTTGAGCAGGTCAAACTGGTGCAGAGCACGGCCAACGGCATTCTGGTGCATCATAAACCGCTGGGCAGCCGCGTACGCCAAGGTGAACATTTTGCCGACATCGTTTTGTTGGATCGTGAAACGCCGCAGCGCGTTGCCGTTGAAGCGCCCGTCAGCGGACTGCTGTTCAACCTGAGTCATGCCTATATGGTGCATCCGGGTGTCACACTGGCCATGATCGCCAGTGACGAGGCCGTTGGCGAGCCGGGCGCGCAGCTTTGTATGTAG
- a CDS encoding isocitrate lyase — MTYRNDIDSVASVLKQNPTWNAIKPEHAARMRAQNKFQTGLDIAKYTAKIMREDMAAYDKDTSKYTQSLGCWHGFIGQQKMISIKKHFQTTKRSYLYLSGWMVAALRSEFGPLPDQSMHEKTSVPALIEELYTFLRQADAWELNHLFRELEAANEAGDQVKARSIEQKIDNHETHIVPIIADIDAGFGNAEATYLLSKKMIEAGACCIQIENQVSDEKQCGHQDGKVTVPHADFLAKINAVRLAFLELGVDDGVIVARTDSLGAGLTKQIAVTNEPGDLGDQYNSFIDGEEISSAADINNGDVVIKQNGKLIKPKRLASGLFQFKAGSGEDRVVMDCIASLQNGADLLWIETEKPHVGQIAGMVNRIKEVVPDAKLVYNNSPSFNWTLNFRQQVFDAMQAEGKDVSAYDRADLMNVKYDDTELGKTADEWTANFQRDSAREAGIFHHLITLPTYHTAALSTDNLAKGYFGEEGMLAYVKGVQREELRQGIATVKHQDMAGSNIGDDHKEFFAGEAALKAGGKDNTMNQFG, encoded by the coding sequence ATGACATACCGTAACGACATCGACTCAGTCGCCTCTGTTTTGAAGCAGAACCCAACGTGGAATGCCATCAAGCCCGAGCATGCGGCTCGCATGCGCGCCCAGAACAAATTCCAAACTGGACTGGATATCGCCAAGTATACAGCGAAGATAATGCGTGAAGACATGGCCGCGTACGACAAAGACACGTCCAAGTACACTCAGTCTTTGGGTTGCTGGCACGGTTTCATCGGCCAACAGAAAATGATTTCTATCAAGAAGCATTTCCAAACCACCAAGCGCAGCTACCTGTACCTGTCTGGCTGGATGGTTGCCGCTCTGCGTTCTGAGTTTGGCCCTCTGCCTGACCAGTCCATGCATGAAAAGACTTCTGTACCGGCCTTGATCGAAGAGCTGTACACCTTCTTGCGCCAAGCCGATGCTTGGGAACTGAACCACCTGTTCCGTGAACTGGAAGCCGCTAACGAAGCAGGCGACCAAGTGAAAGCGCGCAGCATTGAGCAGAAAATCGACAACCACGAAACGCACATCGTACCTATTATTGCCGACATCGACGCCGGTTTTGGTAACGCTGAAGCGACTTACCTGCTGTCGAAGAAAATGATCGAAGCCGGTGCGTGCTGCATCCAGATCGAAAACCAAGTATCTGACGAGAAGCAGTGCGGCCACCAAGACGGCAAAGTGACTGTTCCACACGCTGACTTTTTGGCGAAGATCAACGCAGTACGTCTGGCCTTCTTGGAATTGGGTGTGGACGACGGCGTCATCGTAGCCCGTACCGACTCCTTGGGTGCTGGCCTGACCAAGCAAATCGCCGTAACCAATGAGCCAGGCGACTTGGGCGACCAGTACAACAGCTTCATCGATGGCGAAGAGATCTCTAGCGCTGCCGACATCAACAACGGCGACGTGGTGATCAAGCAAAACGGCAAGCTGATCAAGCCGAAGCGTTTGGCTTCTGGTTTGTTCCAGTTCAAAGCCGGTTCCGGTGAAGACCGCGTAGTCATGGACTGCATCGCCAGCCTGCAAAACGGTGCCGACCTGCTGTGGATCGAAACTGAAAAGCCACACGTTGGTCAGATCGCTGGCATGGTTAATCGCATTAAAGAAGTCGTGCCTGATGCCAAGCTGGTGTACAACAACAGTCCATCGTTCAACTGGACGCTGAACTTCCGTCAGCAAGTGTTCGACGCCATGCAAGCCGAAGGCAAAGACGTTTCTGCCTACGACCGTGCCGACCTGATGAACGTGAAGTACGACGACACCGAGCTGGGTAAAACCGCCGACGAGTGGACTGCCAACTTCCAGCGCGATTCTGCCCGTGAAGCCGGTATCTTCCACCACCTGATCACTCTGCCGACGTACCACACGGCTGCTTTGTCTACCGACAACCTGGCCAAAGGCTACTTTGGCGAAGAAGGTATGCTGGCTTACGTGAAAGGTGTGCAGCGTGAAGAACTGCGCCAAGGTATCGCGACCGTTAAGCACCAAGACATGGCCGGTTCAAACATCGGTGACGACCACAAAGAGTTCTTCGCTGGTGAAGCGGCGTTGAAGGCAGGTGGTAAAGACAACACGATGAACCAGTTCGGCTAG
- a CDS encoding YchJ family protein → MTSIQLCPCGSGQTYRRCCRPFHKGTAAPTPEILMRSRYSAFVLGLTSYLKDSWHNSTRPSDLTLTDNPQWLKLEVLAAAMTDHTGTVHFKAHYQEGGAMGCLEERSNFVREHGRWYYVDGEIL, encoded by the coding sequence ATGACCAGCATACAACTGTGCCCCTGCGGTAGCGGACAAACCTATCGACGCTGCTGTCGCCCCTTCCACAAGGGTACCGCTGCACCCACCCCGGAAATACTCATGCGCTCGCGTTACAGTGCGTTCGTACTTGGCCTGACCTCATACCTCAAAGACAGCTGGCACAACAGCACGCGTCCATCAGACCTAACGCTGACTGACAACCCACAATGGCTAAAGCTGGAAGTTTTGGCCGCCGCGATGACCGACCACACGGGCACCGTGCATTTCAAAGCACACTATCAGGAAGGTGGGGCTATGGGTTGCTTGGAAGAACGGTCGAATTTTGTGCGTGAACATGGCCGCTGGTATTACGTGGACGGCGAGATACTCTGA
- a CDS encoding lysophospholipid acyltransferase family protein yields the protein MNNNNQARYSHPATSVTQSACRLLLRVLGWHIAPFPDVNKAVVVGGPHTSNWDGLLGLVGGAALGLQVNIMIKANLFFWPLGPLMRRFGAIPINRQQNSGVVEQAVAQIKQRDRMIMVVTPEGTRSNAPKWKTGFYHIALQAEVPIVVATADYGKKEITYPAVVMPSGDIDADFESFYSLFANVTPKHPSKLSAPVKEKYLTRRNSV from the coding sequence ATGAACAATAATAACCAGGCGCGCTACAGTCACCCCGCAACATCTGTAACTCAGTCCGCTTGTCGCCTGCTTTTGCGAGTATTGGGCTGGCACATTGCCCCCTTCCCCGACGTTAATAAAGCGGTGGTGGTCGGTGGGCCGCACACGTCAAATTGGGATGGCTTACTGGGCTTGGTCGGCGGAGCAGCGTTGGGATTACAGGTCAACATCATGATCAAAGCCAACCTGTTCTTTTGGCCATTGGGGCCACTGATGCGGCGCTTTGGCGCCATTCCAATCAACCGGCAACAGAACTCGGGAGTGGTCGAGCAAGCGGTCGCGCAAATTAAACAACGTGACCGAATGATCATGGTGGTGACACCGGAAGGCACCCGCAGCAACGCACCGAAGTGGAAAACCGGCTTTTACCACATTGCGTTACAAGCCGAAGTGCCTATCGTTGTGGCAACCGCTGACTATGGAAAGAAAGAAATCACCTACCCGGCGGTGGTCATGCCGAGCGGTGACATTGATGCGGATTTTGAGTCATTCTATTCGCTGTTTGCCAACGTCACACCCAAACACCCAAGCAAGCTGTCAGCGCCGGTTAAGGAAAAATACCTAACCCGTCGGAACAGTGTATGA
- a CDS encoding EAL domain-containing protein, which translates to MANSRTPNMRSLSLQDEAQYRSFFDEVRQSKALRRVLIFLAVLGLVTFVPAWLGLTTPALPVSTYLPLHTALEFSAIAIAVIIFTVGWSQTSVAPTLRLVVVATAFFAVALLDFSHTMSYAGMPDYFTPNSAEKAINFWLAARMVLAVALLLIVLPFSDRVVRQGAFFTVLGLSFLYIVSMHVWFLVFPSTVPRTFIQEQGLTPFKVSVEYLVIVLHLCAACLVTVRYHSLRGFQPALLFGALVQLAFSEFFFTLYGNPYDLYNLMGHVLKITGYAFLFRSFFYEAVTEPYRQLMRSQRQLKDSLADQHLSAIAFHTREAIMITDAGHQIVRVNAAFTDITGYTEKEVLGCNPKILSSGKHDETFYRELWRCIQTFGTWSGEIWNKRKNGEVFAEHAVINAVYDPVGEITHYIASFSDVTDRVQAQEQVHRLAFYDPLTGLANRRLMIEHILTAQADAERLGNYSALLFMDLDFFKKLNDTLGHSKGDSLLQQFAGRLKSHLRSTDTLARQGGDEFILLVRNLGTDKATAALHIEQLGEKILETVRQPFQLGQQTYGITVSVGAMIFGKEHHTVDDLLSSADLAMYQSKEQGRNRLHFFEPEMQEHLTKRTALEFDLSVALTKENELELFFQPKVDTLGVVQGYEALIRWNHPEQGLLQPGDFIELSESTGQIVALGRWVVQQVVSMQLHNLTTGMRMVPIAINVSPREFLEPDYADWLIEQLASTSVDPRWIELEITESALQGNLSIVQERLESLHRAGFLIAMDDFGTGYSSLSYLQHLPLSVLKIDQSFVAHVVDRASDRAIVKAIIALAKALDMKVVAEGVEDSAQSSELVRQGCDLFQGFFWSKPVPWAEAARLAEQPPR; encoded by the coding sequence ATGGCTAATTCCCGAACCCCTAACATGCGTTCTCTGTCGCTGCAGGATGAAGCGCAGTACCGAAGTTTCTTCGACGAGGTACGGCAGTCTAAGGCGTTGCGACGCGTATTAATCTTTCTCGCGGTGTTAGGTTTGGTGACTTTTGTACCTGCCTGGTTGGGCTTAACAACGCCCGCACTGCCTGTTTCTACCTACTTGCCACTTCATACCGCGTTGGAATTTTCCGCCATTGCCATCGCAGTCATCATTTTTACAGTTGGTTGGTCACAAACAAGTGTCGCACCAACATTGCGTTTGGTAGTCGTTGCCACTGCTTTTTTTGCCGTCGCGCTGCTCGATTTCTCTCATACAATGTCGTATGCCGGTATGCCTGATTATTTCACGCCCAATTCGGCAGAGAAGGCGATCAATTTTTGGTTAGCTGCTCGAATGGTACTGGCCGTGGCGTTGTTACTGATTGTTTTGCCCTTCAGTGACCGCGTGGTGCGTCAAGGGGCCTTCTTTACTGTACTAGGGCTATCGTTTTTGTACATCGTCAGTATGCATGTTTGGTTTCTGGTGTTTCCCAGCACCGTCCCCCGTACCTTTATACAAGAACAGGGGCTGACGCCGTTTAAGGTCTCTGTCGAGTACTTAGTGATCGTATTGCATCTATGTGCAGCCTGCTTAGTAACAGTGCGCTATCACTCGCTGCGGGGGTTCCAGCCTGCATTATTATTCGGCGCTTTGGTGCAGCTGGCGTTTAGTGAATTCTTTTTCACTCTGTACGGTAATCCTTATGATCTCTACAACTTAATGGGCCACGTACTGAAGATTACGGGATACGCTTTTTTATTCCGCAGCTTCTTTTACGAAGCGGTCACCGAACCCTACAGGCAGCTGATGCGCTCACAGCGACAATTGAAGGATTCACTCGCAGACCAGCATCTTTCGGCCATTGCGTTTCATACGCGCGAGGCCATTATGATTACTGATGCCGGTCATCAAATCGTGCGCGTGAATGCTGCATTTACTGACATTACGGGCTACACGGAAAAAGAGGTCTTGGGGTGTAATCCTAAGATTCTGAGTTCAGGCAAGCATGATGAGACGTTTTACCGAGAGCTGTGGCGTTGCATACAAACCTTTGGTACTTGGTCGGGAGAGATTTGGAATAAACGGAAAAATGGAGAAGTTTTTGCCGAGCACGCAGTTATTAATGCGGTTTATGATCCGGTGGGTGAGATTACCCACTATATTGCCAGCTTTAGCGATGTGACGGATCGGGTGCAGGCTCAGGAGCAGGTGCATCGTTTAGCATTTTACGACCCACTGACCGGGTTGGCGAACAGGCGCCTGATGATTGAGCATATTTTGACGGCGCAAGCCGATGCGGAGCGTTTGGGTAATTATTCTGCACTGTTGTTCATGGATCTAGATTTCTTTAAAAAGCTGAATGACACGCTGGGGCATTCAAAAGGGGATTCATTGCTGCAGCAATTTGCCGGGCGACTGAAAAGTCATTTGAGGTCGACAGACACACTCGCACGCCAGGGTGGTGATGAGTTCATTTTGTTGGTTCGAAACCTAGGTACGGACAAAGCAACGGCAGCGCTGCATATAGAGCAGCTGGGTGAAAAGATTCTCGAGACAGTGCGCCAACCCTTCCAGCTCGGTCAGCAAACCTATGGTATTACAGTCAGTGTTGGCGCAATGATATTTGGTAAAGAACATCATACAGTCGATGACTTATTATCCTCGGCTGATTTGGCTATGTACCAGTCTAAGGAGCAAGGACGCAATCGCTTGCATTTCTTTGAACCGGAAATGCAGGAGCACTTGACCAAGCGCACAGCGTTGGAGTTCGACCTCTCGGTGGCGCTGACTAAGGAGAACGAGCTAGAACTTTTTTTCCAGCCCAAGGTTGATACTCTTGGAGTGGTGCAGGGGTATGAGGCCTTGATACGCTGGAATCACCCCGAGCAAGGTTTATTGCAGCCTGGCGATTTTATTGAACTGTCGGAATCTACAGGCCAGATCGTCGCGCTTGGGCGCTGGGTAGTGCAGCAGGTAGTGTCCATGCAATTGCACAATTTAACGACTGGTATGCGCATGGTGCCCATTGCAATCAATGTGAGTCCTCGCGAGTTTTTGGAGCCTGACTATGCCGATTGGCTGATTGAGCAACTGGCGTCGACGTCCGTTGATCCCCGGTGGATAGAGTTGGAGATTACCGAGTCGGCGCTGCAGGGTAATCTGTCGATTGTCCAAGAGCGTTTGGAATCGTTGCATCGTGCCGGGTTTTTAATCGCTATGGATGACTTTGGTACCGGTTATTCATCGTTATCGTATTTGCAGCATTTACCATTGAGCGTATTGAAGATAGATCAGTCCTTTGTGGCTCACGTAGTGGATCGTGCGTCCGATCGCGCCATTGTAAAAGCCATCATTGCATTGGCTAAGGCGCTCGACATGAAAGTGGTGGCCGAGGGCGTGGAAGACTCGGCACAGTCCTCAGAGCTGGTGAGGCAAGGTTGTGATCTCTTTCAAGGTTTTTTCTGGTCTAAACCAGTGCCATGGGCAGAGGCTGCACGTTTAGCAGAGCAACCTCCGCGTTGA